In one Roseburia intestinalis L1-82 genomic region, the following are encoded:
- a CDS encoding HD-GYP domain-containing protein has translation MRYIPTSRLKPGMALGQDIYDGAGRLLLAKHLLLTSEYISNLEFLGYPGIYIDDEFTCGIEIQQVLTPQVRCHALKLIHDLFDFDTDESELPVDEVKLRMTVKNVVEDILKNGDVMFNMMDIRNYDEYIYYHSVNVGVLSIMVGARYGLERSKLYDLGVAAMLHDIGKKFLPEEIANGKWPLEGAEREAWKSHPKLGAEYLRTSYHFPAVVSAGVMMHHEWYNGEGYPIGKSGDDIPLYARIIKVTDSYDAMISKRPGREQLSPADAIEYMMAMAGAEFAPKLVNIFLRRMAVYPIGCEVLLSNGQHGIVAKNFRDFSLRPLVRIVETGGMLNLRDDPEGLSITIGRMIM, from the coding sequence ATGCGCTATATACCGACAAGCAGGTTAAAGCCGGGAATGGCTCTTGGACAGGATATTTATGATGGAGCGGGAAGACTGCTTCTTGCAAAGCATCTGCTTCTGACGTCAGAATATATATCCAACCTGGAGTTTCTCGGATATCCTGGAATATACATAGATGATGAATTTACATGCGGGATTGAGATACAGCAGGTGCTCACGCCGCAGGTGCGCTGTCATGCATTGAAGCTGATACATGATCTGTTTGATTTTGATACGGATGAAAGTGAATTGCCGGTAGATGAAGTAAAATTGCGTATGACTGTGAAAAATGTTGTGGAAGACATCTTGAAAAATGGCGATGTAATGTTTAATATGATGGACATCCGCAACTATGACGAATATATTTATTACCATTCCGTAAATGTCGGTGTGCTTTCGATCATGGTGGGTGCAAGATACGGATTGGAGCGAAGCAAATTATACGATCTTGGAGTTGCAGCAATGCTGCATGATATAGGAAAGAAGTTTTTACCGGAAGAAATTGCCAACGGAAAATGGCCGCTTGAAGGGGCTGAACGGGAAGCGTGGAAGAGTCATCCGAAACTTGGTGCTGAATATTTAAGGACATCCTACCATTTTCCGGCCGTTGTTTCTGCCGGAGTCATGATGCATCATGAATGGTATAACGGTGAGGGTTATCCGATCGGAAAATCCGGAGATGATATCCCGTTATATGCGAGGATCATTAAAGTCACGGACAGTTATGATGCGATGATCTCGAAACGTCCCGGCAGAGAACAGCTCTCGCCGGCGGATGCAATCGAATATATGATGGCGATGGCGGGAGCAGAATTTGCCCCGAAGTTAGTCAATATATTTTTACGCAGAATGGCGGTATATCCGATTGGATGTGAAGTATTGCTGTCGAACGGGCAGCATGGTATTGTGGCGAAGAATTTCAGGGACTTTTCGTTAAGACCGCTGGTACGGATCGTGGAGACGGGCGGGATGCTCAATCTGCGGGATGATCCGGAAGGACTTAGCATTACCATTGGAAGAATGATTATGTAA
- the ybaK gene encoding Cys-tRNA(Pro) deacylase encodes MGKEVKTNAMRILDRNKIPYEIINYECDEFIDGLHTAEKTGAPVEQSFKTLVMSGKAAAGGNRQYYVFVVPIAEEVDLKAAAKCVGEKSLEMLHVKDLTPLTGYVRGGCSPLGMKKQFPTVVHESAASFDKIYISGGRVGTSITVNPDALLKVTRGQYADIIQHN; translated from the coding sequence ATGGGAAAAGAAGTAAAAACAAATGCCATGCGCATTTTAGACCGCAATAAAATACCTTATGAAATTATCAATTATGAGTGTGATGAATTTATAGACGGTCTACATACCGCAGAAAAGACCGGTGCTCCAGTAGAACAGTCGTTTAAAACGCTCGTTATGTCCGGCAAGGCTGCCGCCGGCGGGAACAGACAGTATTATGTTTTTGTCGTACCGATCGCAGAGGAAGTCGATCTGAAAGCAGCAGCAAAATGTGTCGGTGAGAAATCACTCGAAATGCTTCATGTAAAAGATCTGACACCACTTACCGGATATGTGCGCGGCGGCTGCTCTCCGCTTGGCATGAAAAAGCAGTTCCCGACGGTAGTACATGAAAGTGCTGCATCCTTTGATAAGATTTATATCAGTGGCGGACGTGTCGGCACTTCCATTACGGTCAACCCGGATGCACTCTTAAAAGTGACTCGCGGACAGTACGCAGATATTATCCAGCACAACTAA
- a CDS encoding bifunctional diguanylate cyclase/phosphohydrolase translates to MLSEHKDTILENFLSSAIRTLNTDEIYNILIDSLILMLNPQGLLLTQNLNTRRSFYTVRRWGDIFFEKDYSVPSDAFLEEILHQKGFLVTGSDFLTDNPLLTPRQSRWLAQQNIHAIKAIRYQQAVIGLLYIADDADRIYTEEELVCLDRICYYAAYLLRNANLYYNAYHASITDSLTSLYNRKHAFECIKDACSTDTPISLILLDIDDFKLYNELYGATEGDNLITLCAQAILSKISPSDLAFRYGTDVFMILTQGDDPTSAGALANEIIHNIISLRSKNDTVWDTSITCGISTFPSISPDAKTLLHNAEQAIYYGKLGGKGHLTVYRTGLETRSTDSNLRTAYERVAPTIYALTAAIDAKDSYTFIHSMNVSKYAVILARDLGMSENDIELVRDAGMLHDIGKISIPERILQKTSQLTPEEYEIMKTHVENSTKMIRYLPHMDYVIPAVLGHHERYDGTGYPRGLAGEDIPYMARILTIADCFDAMTARRPYKKPLSVSYAISELKKNSGTQFDPELVNVFIRLINEGKITV, encoded by the coding sequence ATGTTGTCAGAACACAAAGATACGATTCTGGAAAATTTCCTGTCGTCTGCGATCCGCACTTTAAATACTGATGAAATTTACAATATCCTGATAGATTCTCTCATTTTGATGCTGAATCCCCAGGGACTTTTACTAACACAGAATTTAAACACCAGACGTTCCTTTTACACTGTACGCAGATGGGGAGATATTTTCTTTGAAAAAGATTACTCCGTTCCTTCTGACGCATTTCTCGAAGAGATACTGCACCAAAAAGGTTTTCTTGTAACAGGATCAGATTTTCTTACGGACAATCCTCTGTTAACTCCCCGGCAGAGCCGCTGGCTCGCACAGCAAAATATTCACGCAATTAAGGCGATCCGTTATCAGCAGGCTGTCATTGGTCTTTTGTATATTGCTGACGATGCGGACCGCATCTACACCGAAGAGGAACTTGTCTGTCTCGACCGTATCTGTTACTATGCTGCGTATCTTCTGCGCAACGCCAACCTGTATTATAATGCTTACCATGCTTCGATCACAGACAGTCTTACTTCCTTATATAACAGAAAACATGCCTTTGAATGTATCAAAGATGCCTGTTCGACGGATACCCCGATCAGTCTGATCCTGCTCGACATTGATGATTTCAAGCTCTACAATGAGCTTTACGGTGCCACGGAAGGAGATAATCTGATCACGCTCTGTGCACAGGCAATCCTTTCAAAGATCAGCCCGTCTGACCTCGCATTCCGTTATGGTACAGATGTTTTTATGATACTGACACAAGGGGATGATCCCACCAGTGCAGGTGCACTTGCTAATGAGATCATCCATAATATCATCAGTCTGCGGAGCAAAAACGATACCGTGTGGGACACAAGCATTACCTGTGGTATATCCACTTTTCCATCTATTTCTCCAGATGCGAAAACACTGCTCCATAATGCAGAACAGGCGATCTATTATGGTAAACTAGGGGGCAAAGGTCACCTTACCGTTTACCGGACCGGTCTTGAGACACGTTCCACCGATTCGAACTTAAGAACTGCATACGAACGTGTTGCGCCTACCATCTATGCACTGACCGCTGCGATCGATGCCAAGGACAGCTACACATTTATCCATTCCATGAATGTGTCGAAATATGCTGTGATCTTAGCCAGAGATCTTGGCATGAGTGAAAATGACATCGAACTTGTGCGTGATGCCGGTATGCTGCATGACATCGGAAAAATCAGTATTCCGGAACGCATTTTACAGAAAACCTCGCAGCTGACACCGGAAGAATATGAGATCATGAAGACACATGTTGAAAACTCCACAAAAATGATCCGTTATCTGCCGCATATGGATTATGTAATTCCTGCAGTACTTGGTCATCACGAACGGTATGATGGCACGGGATATCCGCGTGGTCTTGCCGGTGAGGATATTCCTTATATGGCAAGAATACTTACCATCGCCGATTGTTTTGATGCCATGACTGCCAGACGTCCATACAAAAAGCCGCTCTCTGTCTCCTATGCTATCAGTGAACTGAAAAAAAACAGTGGAACACAGTTTGATCCGGAATTAGTCAACGTATTTATCCGGCTTATCAATGAAGGTAAAATTACAGTATAG
- a CDS encoding SseB family protein, with amino-acid sequence MEEKMTMEITNDRLEEAIKEYAADRTKERLTTVLNLLRPTKLFVPAMLQAPDRPIPCFLKNSNEEQFLVVYTSKEQIPEEPKSQAMLNMPFPACNNIVVKPELKLAGMVINPFSDNLVLKTELVQKLHEADEQAAKRAAQMKQVKMTPAQFQVFVKRQVEFGVLPKRLFTEKQEFMNKLCDEKEAFINEIFAGVFKEPKLNPYTENDYSVMALDIAEDLTLVRVDLPEKGLVPPLCYRIYLTINPKTGKAGYYTIEMSKEKDVRMLGEFLEDGKHIDHGVAPVEGAELQKIMDLARGEGAEMTS; translated from the coding sequence ATGGAAGAGAAAATGACAATGGAAATCACGAACGACAGACTTGAGGAGGCTATTAAGGAATATGCCGCAGACCGGACCAAAGAACGTCTTACCACGGTTCTTAATCTGCTCCGTCCGACAAAGCTGTTTGTACCGGCGATGTTGCAGGCACCGGATCGCCCGATTCCATGTTTTTTAAAGAATAGTAATGAAGAGCAGTTTTTGGTTGTATATACGTCAAAAGAGCAGATTCCGGAGGAGCCAAAGAGCCAGGCGATGCTTAATATGCCATTCCCGGCATGTAATAATATCGTTGTAAAACCGGAGTTAAAACTTGCAGGAATGGTGATCAATCCGTTTTCTGATAACCTCGTATTAAAGACAGAGCTTGTACAGAAGTTACATGAGGCTGATGAGCAGGCAGCAAAACGTGCAGCGCAGATGAAACAGGTGAAGATGACACCGGCACAGTTCCAGGTATTTGTAAAACGCCAGGTTGAGTTTGGCGTATTACCGAAGCGTCTGTTTACCGAGAAACAGGAGTTCATGAACAAACTGTGTGATGAAAAAGAGGCTTTTATCAATGAGATTTTTGCAGGCGTGTTCAAGGAGCCGAAGTTAAATCCATACACCGAGAATGATTATTCCGTTATGGCACTTGACATTGCAGAGGATCTGACATTAGTCCGTGTGGATCTCCCGGAAAAAGGGTTAGTTCCACCACTCTGCTACCGTATTTATCTGACGATCAATCCAAAAACCGGAAAAGCAGGTTACTATACGATTGAAATGTCCAAAGAAAAGGATGTCCGTATGCTGGGCGAATTTTTAGAGGATGGAAAACATATCGATCACGGTGTTGCACCGGTAGAAGGCGCTGAACTTCAGAAGATCATGGATCTTGCCAGAGGCGAAGGTGCAGAGATGACAAGTTAG
- a CDS encoding HdeD family acid-resistance protein, giving the protein MKDFFKRVKADAIMSAVLCIALGVVLIVWPGETINIVCKVLAAGLIILGGVELFSYITNRNGYMFTGILGLIVLIVGVWIFLKPSSIVSLVPIVIGVILAVHGVQDVKMALESKNGGYDRWWIMLIIAIISIAFGVLCIVNAFGMVKLAMQFVGAALIYDGISDLWVVTKTVRTVKDMEQEAKAVDVDYKEID; this is encoded by the coding sequence ATGAAAGATTTTTTTAAGAGAGTAAAGGCGGATGCAATAATGTCAGCAGTTTTATGCATCGCATTGGGCGTGGTTCTGATCGTATGGCCGGGAGAGACGATCAATATCGTATGTAAAGTGCTTGCCGCAGGACTTATCATTCTTGGAGGGGTAGAACTGTTTTCCTATATTACCAATAGAAACGGTTATATGTTCACCGGAATCCTTGGGCTGATCGTGCTGATCGTCGGTGTATGGATCTTCTTAAAACCGAGCAGTATCGTGAGCCTGGTACCGATCGTGATCGGTGTGATACTTGCTGTTCACGGTGTGCAGGATGTGAAAATGGCGTTAGAATCAAAGAATGGCGGATATGACAGATGGTGGATTATGCTGATCATTGCCATTATCAGTATTGCATTTGGCGTGCTCTGCATTGTCAATGCGTTTGGCATGGTCAAACTTGCCATGCAGTTTGTAGGAGCAGCCCTGATCTATGATGGAATCAGTGATCTGTGGGTTGTGACAAAGACGGTGCGGACGGTGAAAGATATGGAGCAGGAAGCGAAAGCAGTCGACGTAGATTATAAAGAAATCGATTAA